From a single Fulvivirga ulvae genomic region:
- a CDS encoding patatin-like phospholipase family protein: MKKTAALVLSSGGARGVAHIGVIEAVLEAGYEIKSISGSSMGAVIGGVYAAGKLPEFKEWVCNLDKIDVFKLMDFTLSTQGFVRGERVFNQMKSFIDDCNIEDLDIDFSAVATDIVNKKEVVFNSGSLFTALRASAAIPSVLKPSVIDGVELVDGGVLNPIPIAHVKRSENDIVVVSDANAAVPCMKPDTQENMDDKGRFAPLIEKWNSIFPKNNNKVKRLSYFELVAKSVDLMQDRISEYIIEHSRPDIVVRISRETCSTFEFYKSKELIDCGRQEFDKSLKHALLGA; the protein is encoded by the coding sequence ATGAAAAAAACAGCAGCACTTGTATTATCAAGTGGAGGAGCCCGTGGTGTAGCGCATATTGGTGTTATAGAAGCGGTACTTGAGGCAGGCTATGAAATCAAGTCGATATCAGGCAGCTCGATGGGTGCCGTAATAGGAGGCGTTTATGCGGCCGGGAAACTACCTGAGTTCAAAGAGTGGGTTTGTAACCTGGATAAGATCGACGTTTTTAAGTTGATGGATTTCACCCTGAGCACGCAGGGTTTTGTACGTGGTGAGCGCGTCTTTAACCAAATGAAATCGTTCATCGATGATTGTAATATTGAAGATCTCGACATAGACTTTTCTGCTGTTGCAACTGATATTGTTAATAAAAAGGAAGTAGTTTTTAATTCCGGAAGCCTTTTCACAGCATTGCGGGCTTCTGCGGCCATTCCGTCGGTACTCAAGCCCAGTGTTATTGACGGAGTGGAGCTGGTTGATGGGGGGGTACTCAACCCTATACCCATAGCACATGTGAAGCGGTCGGAGAATGACATTGTTGTGGTGTCTGACGCTAATGCAGCTGTACCTTGCATGAAACCTGATACTCAGGAGAATATGGATGACAAGGGACGTTTTGCACCACTGATTGAAAAATGGAACAGCATCTTTCCTAAAAACAATAACAAGGTCAAAAGGCTTAGCTATTTTGAATTGGTGGCAAAGTCTGTGGACCTTATGCAAGACAGAATTTCAGAATATATTATTGAACACAGTCGTCCCGATATTGTTGTTCGGATATCAAGGGAGACTTGTAGTACCTTTGAATTTTATAAAAGCAAGGAACTCATAGACTGTGGGCGGCAGGAATTTGATAAATCATTAAAGCATGCATTACTCGGAGCTTAA
- a CDS encoding DinB family protein, which produces MDKKILTYFKRLEKSKHNLLALVDDVPHEKLNTKPAEGRWSIAQVLYHMKEAEKLPLAYMKKKTLDPNALYPSTLKQQFRSYLLQISLFLPLKFEAPRVVKDGIPEEIHLKELKKDWEIVRKDMQAFLENLAPALYSKKIFKHPRIGMINIKQTMDFFQSHFDHHVPQVKGLLAKSK; this is translated from the coding sequence ATGGATAAAAAAATACTTACCTATTTCAAGAGGCTGGAAAAGTCAAAGCACAACCTGCTCGCACTGGTTGATGACGTGCCCCATGAGAAACTCAACACCAAACCTGCTGAAGGAAGATGGTCTATTGCGCAGGTGTTGTACCATATGAAAGAGGCCGAAAAACTGCCATTGGCCTATATGAAGAAAAAGACGCTTGATCCCAACGCTTTGTATCCATCCACGCTGAAGCAACAGTTTAGAAGCTATTTGTTACAAATCTCTCTTTTCCTCCCGCTAAAATTTGAAGCCCCGAGAGTGGTAAAAGACGGAATCCCTGAAGAAATACACCTTAAAGAATTGAAAAAGGACTGGGAGATTGTAAGAAAGGACATGCAGGCATTTCTTGAGAACCTGGCCCCGGCACTGTATAGCAAAAAAATTTTTAAACACCCCAGGATAGGTATGATCAACATTAAACAGACCATGGATTTTTTCCAATCCCATTTCGACCATCACGTGCCACAGGTGAAGGGGCTTTTGGCAAAATCAAAATAA
- a CDS encoding class I SAM-dependent methyltransferase: MHYSELNKAVGNIDIYLLDQILKGRFDGKKRVLDAGCGEGRNMLYFLNNGYDVYGIDSNPLAIKMLHMMHKTIPKDHFLDGKLEMLPWKDYFFDTIICSAVLHFAQDRDAFYEMIEELKRVLNQQGILFIRMASTIGLEKTDDDSFSYLLTPEDIDRLVNSSGFEKVEPIKTVLVEGQRSMATLVLSKS; encoded by the coding sequence ATGCATTACTCGGAGCTTAATAAGGCAGTTGGCAATATTGACATTTATTTACTTGACCAGATTCTAAAGGGCCGGTTTGATGGGAAAAAGCGGGTTTTGGATGCAGGATGCGGAGAGGGCAGGAATATGCTGTACTTCCTTAACAACGGCTATGATGTCTATGGGATAGATAGCAACCCTCTGGCCATCAAAATGCTGCACATGATGCATAAAACAATTCCTAAAGACCATTTTTTGGATGGTAAATTAGAAATGCTACCCTGGAAAGACTATTTTTTTGACACCATAATTTGTAGTGCTGTTCTGCATTTTGCGCAGGATCGTGATGCGTTTTATGAAATGATAGAGGAACTAAAGCGGGTGCTCAACCAGCAAGGTATCCTTTTCATCAGGATGGCCTCTACTATTGGCCTGGAAAAAACGGATGATGATTCATTCAGCTATTTACTTACCCCGGAAGATATCGACAGGCTTGTAAACAGTTCAGGCTTTGAAAAAGTGGAGCCTATAAAAACAGTATTGGTAGAAGGTCAACGTTCCATGGCAACACTTGTACTCTCCAAATCTTAG